Proteins encoded within one genomic window of Aquarana catesbeiana isolate 2022-GZ linkage group LG03, ASM4218655v1, whole genome shotgun sequence:
- the LOC141134128 gene encoding extracellular calcium-sensing receptor-like, translating to MAYGIEMFFSYNGMTGLCSTICLLFCKTWVFYVIFVDVFDCLEPMHGCHLPVVPINGYLRQPGDLVIGGTFPIHVDRSYTENTFTSKPEDLKCKLLELDNYQSMQAMIYAIEEINKNPDLLPNITLGYQIFDTCTILRRAVEGTLWMLSRGRESIPNYHCEQTGTFAGIVGDSGSTRSILMAHILGLYRYPQISYLSTSPTLSNRKIFPSFFRTIPSDVFQSRGLANLILYFGWSWVGFLASDTDYGQLSLQVVKQELINAGACVAFIETIMTGQANRNAPHITKVIKGSTAKVVVVLSSNSDFLPVVEELARQNVTDRIWIASESWSTSALLSKEKYWQVLMGTLGFAAHGGQLPGFMEYLNSLHPSKAPNDSFIVEFWEQMFSCRWTNHLNSDDGTSNKTAHDCTGEENLEKPMVKVDFGITFNVYTAVYAFSWALHSLLHCQPGKGPFHSECANILSFDPQQLLHYIKRTRFQTKDKTNIFFDDNGEPPALYDIVNWQISSTGSLEQVIVGRYDSSSMDGNTMSLNHAGIVWVNNKTMVPPSKCSSSCSPGFMKVTIPGKPVCCFQCVPCPQGQISNETDAVNCHPCPWDMWPNLQQVACLPRTIEFLSYSEALGSNLATIAIFSSIVPLGILGVFIHYRTTPIVRANNWSLSCFLLISLCLCFLCSLAFIGYPQLDKCLLRQVTFGLAFSLCISCVLAKTITVVIAFKATKPGSQLRKFTDVRVSYSLIVLCLLIQVSICVTWLSSSPPFTEFDSNTQSKVIILSCNEGSPTAFWFMLGYLGLLATISFIVAFLARRLPDSFNEAKYITFSMLAFLSVWISYIPASLSSRGKYIVATEIFAILSSSWALVVCIFLPKCFIILFRPDMNSKGLLMKKNSG from the exons ATGGCCTACGGAATAGAGATGTTTTTCAGCTACAATGGTATGACCGGGTTGTGCAGTACTATTTGCCTGCTGTTCTGTAAAACTTGGGTGTTTTATGTCATTTTTGTGGATGTCTTTGACTGTCTGGAGCCTATGCATGGTTGCCACTTGCCGGTTGTTCCTATCAATGGGTACCTGAGGCAGCCAGGAGACCTGGTGATCGGAGGAACTTTCCCTATTCATGTGGACAGAAGCTACACTGAAAACACATTTACCAGCAAGCCAGAGGACCTCAAATGCAAGCT CCTTGAACTTGATAATTACCAGAGCATGCAAGCCATGATATACGCCATAGAGGAGATTAACAAGAATCCAGACCTTCTTCCCAATATCACCCTGGGCTACCAGATCTTCGACACTTGTACTATACTCAGACGGGCAGTAGAAGGAACTTTGTGGATGTTATCCAGAGGAAGAGAAAGCATTCCAAATTATCATTGTGAACAAACAGGCACTTTTGCTGGTATTGTTGGTGACTCTGGGTCTACACGCTCCATTTTAATGGCACACATTTTAGGTCTATATAGATATCCACAG ATAAGCTACCTCTCAACTAGCCCAACTCTCAGCAACAGAAAAATATTTCCTTCTTTCTTTCGTACCATACCTAGTGATGTATTTCAGTCCCGAGGTCTTGCTAACTTAATCCTGTATTTTGGTTGGTCATGGGTTGGCTTTCTAGCAAGCGATACTGACTATGGTCAACTAAGTCTCCAGGTGGTGAAGCAGGAATTAATCAATGCTGGTGCATGTGTAGCTTTCATCGAAACAATCATGACCGGCCAGGCCAACAGGAATGCTCCACACATTACCAAAGTTATCAAGGGGTCAACAGCCAAAGTTGTGGTAGTGTTGTCCTCCAACTCAGACTTTTTACCAGTTGTAGAAGAGTTAGCAAGACAGAATGTGACTGATAGAATCTGGATAGCCAGTGAATCATGGTCAACCTCTGCTCTTCTTTCTAAAGAAAAGTATTGGCAAGTCTTGATGGGCACTCTTGGGTTTGCAGCCCATGGAGGACAGTTGCCAGGATTTATGGAGTATCTTAACAGCCTACATCCATCAAAAGCTCCAAATGATTCTTTTATAGTAGAGTTTTGGGAGCAAATGTTTTCTTGCAGATGGACTAACCACCTGAATTCAGATGATGGGACAAGTAACAAAACAGCACATGACTGCACTGGAGAAGAAAATCTAGAGAAGCCAATGGTGAAAGTTGATTTTGGAATAACCTTTAATGTCTACACTGCAGTTTATGCGTTTTCATGGGCCTTACACAGTCTGCTTCACTGCCAGCCAGGAAAAGGCCCATTTCATAGTGAATGCGCAAACATTTTGTCATTTGACCCTCAGCAA CTTCTCCATTATATTAAAAGAACAAGGTTTCAGACTAAAGACAAGACAAACATATTTTTTGATGACAATGGGGAGCCTCCAGCCCTTTATGATATTGTGAACTGGCAAATAAGTTCTACTGGGTCCTTGGAGCAAGTTATAGTAGGACGATATGACTCCAGCTCCATGGATGGCAACACCATGAGTCTAAACCATGCTGGCATTGTATGGGTTAATAACAAAACAATG GTTCCACCATCAAAGTGCAGTTCTAGCTGTTCTCCAGGATTTATGAAGGTGACTATTCCTGGAAAGCCCGTCTGCTGTTTCCAGTGTGTACCATGTCCTCAGGGACAAATCTCCAATGAAACAG ATGCTGTGAATTGCCACCCTTGCCCCTGGGATATGTGGCCCAATCTCCAACAAGTTGCATGTTTGCCAAGGACCATTGAGTTCCTCTCCTACAGTGAAGCACTTGGCAGTAACTTGGCTACCATTGCCATATTTTCCTCGATTGTCCCACTTGGAATTTTGGGAGTTTTCATCCATTATAGGACCACACCAATAGTGCGTGCCAACAATTGGTCTTTAAGCTGTTTTCTACTCATATCTTTGTGTCTCTGCTTCCTTTGCTCATTGGCGTTTATTGGATACCCGCAACTAGATAAGTGCCTTCTCCGCCAGGTTACATTTGGTTTGGCCTTTTCATTGTGTATCTCATGTGTTCTTGCCAAAACTATTACAGTCGTCATTGCCTTCAAAGCCACCAAGCCAGGAAGTCAGTTAAGAAAGTTTACTGATGTAAGAGTATCCTACTCACTCATTGTCCTTTGTTTACTAATCCAAGTATCCATTTGTGTGACTTGGCTTTCTTCTTCACCTCCTTTTACTGAGTTTGACTCTAACACTCAGTCAAAGGTGATTATATTGAGCTGCAATGAAGGTTCTCCTACAGCATTCTGGTTCATGTTAGGATACCTTGGTCTCCTAGCCACCATCAGTTTTATTGTTGCGTTCTTGGCTAGAAGATTACCTGACAGCTTCAATGAGGCGAAGTATATTACATTTAGCATGTTGGCTTTCCTCAGTGTTTGGATATCCTACATCCCAGCCTCTCTCAGCTCACGGGGGAAATATATTGTAGCCACAGAGATCTTTGCCATTTTATCTTCTAGCTGGGCTCTTGTAGtttgcattttcctgccaaaatgTTTTATCATATTGTTTCGACCTGATATGAACTCTAAGGGACTACTGATGAAGAAAAACAGTGGCTAG